The following coding sequences lie in one Klebsiella huaxiensis genomic window:
- the ygjJ gene encoding protein YgjJ: MKNNNHFYGALAALAFCAPTMAADVAHPAEHDDMKTPEISTTSYRFYGELGVGGYMDLEGDDKHKYSDGTYIEGGLEIKHGNWFGLIYGEGWTVQADNQGNAWVPDHSWGGFEGGINRFYGGYKTDNSTEIMLSLRQDSSLDDLQWWGDFTPDLGYVIPNTRDIMYALKVQNLAGDFRYSVTATPAGHHDESKAWLHFGKYDRYDDKYTYPAMVNGYIQYDIAKDVTWMNGLEVTDGTGQLFLTGILSPNLAARAWHHTGRAKGRNVPGTETGFMASAMYEALKGVYLSTAYSYAKHRPDNAAEETTSFMQFGIWYEYGGGRFATAADSRFYMKNASGDPSDQVFLMQYFYW; the protein is encoded by the coding sequence ATGAAAAATAATAACCACTTTTACGGGGCGCTTGCCGCCCTGGCTTTTTGCGCCCCGACAATGGCTGCTGACGTTGCTCATCCGGCAGAACATGATGATATGAAGACGCCAGAAATCAGCACCACGTCATATCGATTTTACGGCGAGCTGGGCGTCGGCGGATATATGGATTTAGAAGGCGATGATAAACACAAATATAGCGATGGCACCTATATTGAAGGCGGCCTGGAAATAAAGCACGGCAACTGGTTCGGCTTAATTTATGGCGAAGGCTGGACGGTGCAGGCCGATAACCAGGGTAACGCCTGGGTACCGGACCACAGCTGGGGCGGATTTGAAGGCGGTATTAACCGCTTCTATGGTGGATATAAAACCGATAACAGTACCGAGATCATGCTCAGCCTGCGCCAGGACTCATCGCTCGATGACCTGCAATGGTGGGGCGATTTCACCCCCGACCTCGGCTACGTGATCCCCAACACGCGCGACATTATGTACGCACTTAAGGTGCAAAACCTGGCGGGCGACTTTCGCTATAGCGTGACCGCCACGCCCGCCGGGCATCACGATGAAAGCAAAGCCTGGCTGCATTTCGGCAAATACGACCGCTACGACGATAAATATACCTATCCGGCGATGGTCAACGGCTACATTCAGTACGATATCGCCAAAGATGTCACCTGGATGAACGGTCTGGAAGTGACCGACGGCACCGGACAACTGTTTTTAACCGGTATTCTCTCGCCCAATCTCGCCGCCCGCGCCTGGCACCACACCGGTCGCGCCAAAGGGCGGAACGTCCCAGGGACCGAAACCGGCTTTATGGCCAGCGCCATGTATGAGGCGCTCAAGGGTGTTTATCTCTCCACCGCGTACAGCTACGCCAAACATCGCCCGGATAACGCCGCCGAGGAAACCACCTCATTTATGCAGTTCGGGATTTGGTACGAATACGGCGGCGGGCGTTTTGCTACCGCCGCAGACAGCCGGTTCTACATGAAAAACGCCTCTGGCGATCCGAGCGACCAGGTTTTCCTGATGCAATATTTCTATTGGTAA
- a CDS encoding amino acid permease has product MSDTKRNTIGKFGLLSLTFAAVFSFNNVINNNIELGLASAPMFFLATLFYFIPFCLIIAEFVSLNKNSEAGVYAWVKSSLGGRWAFITAYTYWFVNLFFFTSLLPRVIAYASYAFLGYEYILTPVATTVLSMALFALSTWVSTNGAKMLGPITSVTSSLMLLLTLSYILLSGSALVGGIQPADPITVDAMIPNFNWAFLGITTWIFMAAGGAESVAVYVNDVKGGSKSFVKVIIMAGIVIGVLYSISSVLINVFISSKELKFTGGSVQVFHGMAVYFGLPELLVNRFVGLVSFTAMFGSLLMWTATPVKIFFSEIPAGIFGKKTVELNQNGVPARAAWIQFLIVIPLMIIPMMGSNTVQDLMNTIINMTAAASMLPPLFIMLAYLNLRRKLDHLPRDFKMGSRTTGIVVVSMLIVIFAIGFVASTFPTGGNILTIIFYNVGGIVIFLGFAWWKYSKYVKGLTQEEKRIEAAPASDAS; this is encoded by the coding sequence ATGTCTGATACCAAACGTAATACCATCGGCAAGTTCGGTCTGTTGTCGCTGACCTTCGCCGCCGTCTTCAGTTTTAACAACGTTATCAATAACAATATTGAGCTGGGGCTGGCATCGGCACCGATGTTTTTCCTCGCCACCCTGTTTTATTTCATTCCTTTCTGCCTGATTATTGCTGAATTCGTTTCGCTGAATAAAAACTCCGAGGCGGGCGTTTACGCCTGGGTCAAAAGCTCGCTGGGCGGGCGCTGGGCGTTTATTACCGCCTACACCTATTGGTTTGTGAACCTGTTCTTTTTCACCTCGCTGCTGCCGCGCGTGATTGCTTACGCCTCTTACGCTTTTCTCGGCTACGAATACATTCTGACTCCTGTCGCCACCACGGTGCTGAGCATGGCGCTGTTCGCTTTATCCACCTGGGTTTCCACCAACGGCGCAAAAATGCTAGGGCCGATTACCTCGGTCACGTCATCGTTGATGCTGCTGTTGACGCTCTCCTACATTCTGCTCTCAGGCAGCGCGCTGGTGGGTGGTATTCAACCTGCGGATCCCATTACCGTGGACGCGATGATCCCTAACTTCAACTGGGCGTTTCTTGGCATCACCACCTGGATTTTTATGGCGGCTGGCGGCGCGGAATCCGTCGCGGTGTATGTTAACGACGTCAAAGGCGGATCAAAGTCATTCGTTAAAGTCATCATTATGGCGGGAATAGTGATTGGCGTGCTGTACTCGATTTCCTCGGTGCTGATTAACGTGTTTATCAGCAGCAAAGAACTGAAATTCACCGGCGGCTCGGTACAGGTATTCCATGGCATGGCGGTATATTTTGGCCTACCGGAACTGCTGGTTAACCGTTTTGTCGGCCTGGTCTCCTTCACCGCGATGTTCGGTTCATTATTAATGTGGACCGCGACGCCGGTAAAAATCTTTTTCTCCGAAATCCCGGCCGGGATATTTGGCAAAAAGACCGTCGAGCTCAATCAGAATGGCGTACCGGCGCGCGCAGCGTGGATTCAGTTCCTGATTGTTATTCCGCTGATGATTATCCCGATGATGGGCTCCAATACGGTGCAGGATTTAATGAACACTATCATCAACATGACCGCCGCCGCCTCGATGCTGCCACCGCTGTTTATTATGCTGGCGTATCTCAACCTGCGCCGCAAGCTCGACCATTTGCCACGCGATTTCAAGATGGGCTCGCGCACGACCGGCATCGTGGTGGTTTCCATGTTGATTGTTATTTTCGCCATCGGCTTCGTTGCCTCAACGTTCCCAACCGGCGGCAATATTCTGACGATTATTTTCTATAACGTCGGCGGGATCGTTATCTTCCTCGGATTTGCATGGTGGAAATACAGTAAATACGTGAAGGGATTAACTCAGGAAGAAAAAAGAATTGAAGCGGCACCGGCCTCTGATGCTTCTTAA
- the ebgR gene encoding transcriptional regulator EbgR, whose amino-acid sequence MATLKDIATEAGVSLATVSRVLNDDPTLNVKEETKHRILEIAEKLEYKSTSSRKTQTHTVGHHHILAIYSYQQDLEINDPYYLAIRHGIETQCEKLGIELTNCYFNNALPELKKVTGVLIVGQPSRAIRDAATALTDNICFIDFHEPGSSYDAVDIDLVRIAKEVIDFFIAQGASRIGFIGGQDEPGKADIREVAFVEYGRLKGVVSEDDIWRGGFSSSSGYELAKMMLAKADFPAALFVASDSIAIGVLRAIHERGLSIPQDISLISVNDIPTARFTFPPLSTVRIHSEMMGSQGVNLLVEKARDGRALPLNVFVPSVLKLRGTTR is encoded by the coding sequence ATGGCTACACTAAAAGATATCGCGACCGAAGCGGGCGTCTCGCTGGCGACGGTTTCACGGGTATTAAACGACGACCCCACCCTGAACGTAAAAGAAGAGACCAAGCACCGCATCCTGGAGATTGCGGAGAAGCTGGAATATAAAAGTACCAGTTCGCGTAAGACTCAGACTCATACCGTGGGGCACCACCATATCCTGGCGATCTACAGCTATCAGCAGGATCTGGAAATTAACGATCCTTACTATCTGGCAATTCGCCATGGTATTGAAACGCAATGCGAAAAGCTTGGTATTGAGTTAACTAACTGCTACTTCAATAACGCCCTGCCCGAGCTAAAAAAAGTGACCGGCGTATTGATTGTCGGCCAGCCTTCGCGCGCAATTCGTGACGCCGCTACCGCGTTAACCGACAATATCTGCTTTATCGATTTCCATGAGCCTGGCAGCAGCTATGATGCCGTGGACATCGATCTGGTGCGTATTGCCAAAGAGGTGATCGACTTTTTTATCGCTCAGGGCGCGTCGCGCATTGGGTTTATTGGCGGTCAGGATGAGCCCGGCAAGGCTGATATCCGTGAAGTGGCATTTGTAGAGTACGGTCGCCTGAAGGGCGTAGTATCGGAAGATGATATCTGGCGCGGCGGCTTTTCCAGCTCCTCCGGCTATGAACTGGCGAAAATGATGCTGGCGAAAGCGGATTTCCCCGCTGCGCTGTTCGTCGCCTCGGACTCCATCGCCATCGGCGTATTACGCGCTATTCATGAGCGTGGACTGTCTATTCCGCAAGATATTTCGCTTATCAGCGTTAACGATATTCCCACCGCGCGCTTTACCTTTCCACCGCTCTCCACGGTGCGCATTCACTCGGAAATGATGGGTAGCCAGGGCGTTAACCTGTTGGTTGAAAAAGCCCGCGACGGTCGTGCGCTACCGCTAAACGTATTCGTTCCCAGCGTACTTAAGCTACGCGGCACCACTCGTTAA
- a CDS encoding amino acid permease, with protein sequence MSESIRAKIGKFALLSMAFTAVFNVRNIVNNNIELGLSSAPIFLFATVVYFIPFVFIIAEFVSANKNSESGMYAWLKQPLGTRAAYLGSFLYWFVNLFFFLSLLPNVVAYASYAIMGYAIPFSPMVTSLISIVLFAMATHISTKGATWLGKISECVAYGVFALFAIYVVGAFTALGSGHVPAQPITLHAMAPTINWATLGIMCWIFQAAGGAETVAAYLNDTKGGQKSFIKVIITAGVLIGGMYALGSLLVNVFVAREDLTYAAGMVEIFTGLGAYFHISEALMGRFVGIILFIAIFGSMMMWTAAPVKIHFSEIPAGIYGKKTTELNAHGVPVRAAWWQFVFVFLMLIVNGFGSASVQQMMNTAINLTAGTAMLPPLFIMAAYFVFRWKHDDTPRDFRMGSRKVGMGVVSMLMVIFLVSMTASAFPPGVDLVNAFFINVFMTAVFSGLAWWWITRFEKKQQKSQQTELKGAVNPAK encoded by the coding sequence ATGTCCGAATCAATACGTGCCAAAATAGGTAAATTCGCCTTGCTGTCGATGGCGTTTACCGCCGTGTTTAACGTGCGAAATATCGTTAATAACAACATAGAGTTAGGACTAAGTTCCGCCCCTATCTTCTTGTTCGCCACGGTGGTTTACTTTATCCCGTTTGTGTTTATCATCGCCGAGTTCGTCTCAGCGAATAAAAACTCCGAGTCAGGTATGTACGCCTGGCTGAAGCAACCTTTAGGCACCCGCGCGGCCTATCTGGGTTCGTTCCTGTACTGGTTTGTGAACCTGTTCTTTTTCCTGTCGCTGCTGCCGAACGTGGTGGCCTACGCGTCGTACGCGATTATGGGTTACGCCATTCCCTTCTCGCCGATGGTCACTTCACTGATCTCTATCGTCCTGTTCGCCATGGCCACCCATATCTCCACCAAAGGCGCAACCTGGCTGGGGAAAATTTCCGAATGCGTGGCATATGGCGTCTTCGCGTTGTTTGCGATTTACGTCGTCGGCGCCTTTACTGCACTGGGTTCGGGTCACGTGCCAGCGCAGCCGATTACGCTGCACGCCATGGCCCCAACCATTAACTGGGCAACGCTGGGCATCATGTGCTGGATTTTCCAGGCCGCGGGCGGTGCTGAAACCGTTGCCGCCTACCTGAACGACACCAAAGGCGGGCAAAAATCGTTTATTAAAGTGATCATCACCGCCGGAGTGCTGATTGGCGGCATGTATGCGCTGGGCTCACTGCTGGTAAACGTCTTTGTGGCGCGCGAAGATCTGACCTACGCGGCGGGGATGGTGGAAATCTTCACCGGCCTTGGCGCTTACTTCCATATTTCTGAAGCGCTGATGGGCCGCTTCGTTGGCATCATTCTGTTTATCGCCATCTTCGGCAGCATGATGATGTGGACCGCCGCTCCGGTAAAAATTCACTTCTCTGAAATTCCTGCGGGCATCTATGGCAAAAAAACTACCGAGCTGAACGCTCACGGCGTGCCGGTACGCGCCGCCTGGTGGCAGTTTGTCTTTGTCTTTCTGATGCTTATCGTCAATGGCTTCGGCTCCGCCAGCGTCCAGCAGATGATGAATACCGCCATCAACCTGACCGCAGGCACCGCCATGCTGCCGCCGCTGTTCATCATGGCTGCCTACTTTGTGTTCCGCTGGAAACACGATGACACGCCGCGCGACTTCCGCATGGGGTCAAGAAAGGTCGGGATGGGCGTGGTGTCGATGCTGATGGTGATTTTCCTGGTCAGCATGACCGCCTCCGCCTTCCCGCCGGGCGTCGACCTGGTGAACGCCTTCTTCATTAATGTCTTTATGACCGCAGTCTTCTCCGGTCTCGCGTGGTGGTGGATAACCCGCTTTGAGAAAAAACAGCAGAAAAGCCAACAGACGGAGCTGAAAGGCGCAGTAAATCCAGCGAAATAG
- a CDS encoding beta-galactosidase subunit beta, which produces MRILDNLEQFKQVYHSGRKWQRCVEAIDNIDNIRPGVAHSIGDSLSYRVESNSTTDALFVGNRRYFEVHYYLQGQQKIEFAAKDKLQTVACYRDETDREYLKGLGETVQVHEGQMVICDTDEAYRFICDSPVKKVVLRVTIEDGYFLNK; this is translated from the coding sequence ATGAGAATTCTCGATAATTTAGAACAGTTTAAGCAGGTTTATCACAGCGGACGTAAATGGCAGCGCTGCGTGGAAGCCATCGATAACATCGACAATATTCGGCCCGGCGTCGCTCACTCGATCGGCGATTCGCTCTCCTATCGCGTGGAAAGCAATAGCACCACCGATGCGCTGTTTGTCGGTAATCGCCGTTATTTCGAGGTGCATTACTACCTGCAAGGCCAGCAAAAAATTGAGTTTGCCGCCAAAGATAAGCTTCAGACCGTCGCCTGCTATCGTGATGAAACCGACCGCGAATATCTGAAAGGCCTTGGTGAAACCGTTCAGGTTCATGAAGGACAAATGGTGATTTGCGATACCGACGAAGCTTACCGTTTTATCTGCGATTCACCGGTCAAAAAAGTGGTGCTCAGAGTAACGATTGAAGATGGCTACTTCCTGAATAAGTAA
- the ebgA gene encoding beta-galactosidase subunit alpha: MNRWENLQLTHENRLPPRAYFFSYDSQAQARTFAREASSRFLSLSGQWNFRFFTNPLLVPEAFTSQYLSDWGPITVPGMWQMEGHGQLQYTDEGFPFPIDVPYVPTDNPTGAYQRIFTLSDGWQDQQTIIKFDGVETYFEVYVNGQYIGFSKGSRLTAEFDISHAVTTGDNLLCVRVMQWADSTYIEDQDMWWSAGIFRDLYLVGKNPLHVQDFTLRTDFNDDYIDATLSCQLVLENLTAQAGELTLEYALFDGEKALYEGATQRLTVNQQLNVDFAIDVKAPQQWSAETPYLYHLVMTLKNAAGDIIEVIPQRVGFRDIKVRNGLFYINNRYVMLHGVNRHDNDHLKGRAVGMDRVEKDLLLMKQHNINSVRTAHYPNDPRFYEMCDIYGLFVMAETDVESHGFANVGNLSAITDDPAWEHVYVERIVRHVHAQKNHPSIIIWSLGNESGYGCNIRAMYHATKALDDTRLVHYEEDRDAEVVDIISTMYTRVPLMNEFGEHPHEKPRIICEYAHAMGNGPGGLSEYQNVFYQHDSIQGHYVWEWCDHGIQATDDNGAVWYKFGGDYGDYPNNYNFCLDGLIFSDQTPGPGLREYKQVIAPVKVQATDITRGELRVDNKLWFSTLDDYTLRIEVRAEGSTLATQQLKVPGLAANSSRDIKIDLPALDDRETFVNIMVTKDSRTPYSEANHPIAVYQFQLKEQTAAKTPLINASATPLHIADERLSYSITGHNFRVVFSKVSGKLSEWQVNGIDQVTREPKINFFKPMIDNHKQEYEGLWQPNHLQIMQEHLREFSAEQRGETVIITTRSIIAPPVFDFGMRCTYRWQVTPQGHINVELEGERYGDYPHIVPCIGFMLGINGQFEQVNYYGRGPGENYADSQQSNIIDVWRTTVDDMFVNYPFPQNNGNRQHVRWASFTDRHGSGLMVVPRNPLNVSAWHYTAENLHAAQHCNELRRSDDITLNIDAQLLGLGSNSWGSEVLDSWRVWLKPFNYGFTLLPLEGGCASSQRLANHSFDAGFFSSDSHSEAEK; encoded by the coding sequence ATGAATCGCTGGGAAAATCTTCAACTCACTCATGAAAACAGGCTGCCGCCGCGGGCCTATTTCTTCTCTTACGATTCGCAGGCCCAGGCGCGTACCTTCGCCCGTGAAGCCAGCAGCCGCTTTTTGTCCCTCAGCGGACAATGGAACTTCCGCTTCTTCACCAACCCGCTGCTGGTACCGGAAGCGTTCACCTCGCAATACCTCAGCGACTGGGGGCCGATTACCGTGCCGGGAATGTGGCAGATGGAAGGCCACGGCCAGCTGCAATATACCGATGAAGGTTTTCCCTTCCCGATTGACGTACCGTACGTTCCGACCGATAACCCGACCGGTGCCTATCAGCGCATCTTTACCCTTAGCGACGGCTGGCAGGATCAGCAGACCATTATTAAATTTGATGGCGTCGAAACCTATTTCGAAGTCTACGTTAACGGTCAGTACATTGGTTTTAGTAAAGGCAGCCGCCTGACGGCAGAGTTCGATATCAGTCACGCGGTGACAACCGGCGACAACCTGCTGTGCGTGCGCGTTATGCAGTGGGCCGACTCCACCTATATCGAAGACCAGGATATGTGGTGGTCAGCGGGTATTTTCCGTGACCTGTACCTTGTAGGGAAAAATCCGCTGCATGTGCAGGATTTCACTCTGCGTACCGACTTTAACGACGACTATATTGACGCCACCCTCTCCTGCCAGCTGGTACTGGAAAACCTCACCGCCCAGGCGGGTGAACTCACGCTGGAATATGCGCTGTTCGACGGTGAAAAAGCACTGTATGAAGGCGCAACCCAGCGCCTGACCGTCAACCAACAGCTGAACGTTGATTTTGCTATCGATGTGAAAGCGCCGCAGCAGTGGTCAGCAGAAACCCCGTACCTCTATCACCTGGTGATGACGCTGAAAAACGCCGCCGGGGACATTATCGAAGTTATCCCGCAGCGCGTTGGTTTTCGCGATATCAAAGTGCGTAATGGTCTGTTCTATATCAACAACCGCTACGTGATGCTGCACGGTGTTAACCGCCACGATAACGACCATCTGAAAGGCCGTGCGGTAGGAATGGACCGCGTGGAGAAAGATCTGCTGCTGATGAAGCAGCACAATATTAACTCGGTGCGTACCGCCCACTACCCGAACGACCCGCGCTTCTATGAGATGTGCGACATTTACGGCCTGTTCGTGATGGCGGAAACCGATGTCGAATCCCACGGCTTCGCCAACGTCGGCAACCTGAGCGCCATCACCGACGACCCGGCATGGGAGCACGTTTACGTCGAGCGTATCGTGCGCCACGTTCACGCGCAGAAAAACCATCCGTCCATCATCATCTGGTCGCTGGGCAACGAGTCCGGCTATGGCTGCAACATCCGCGCGATGTACCACGCCACCAAAGCGCTGGATGATACGCGTCTGGTGCACTACGAAGAGGATCGCGACGCCGAAGTGGTGGATATCATCTCCACCATGTATACCCGCGTGCCGCTGATGAACGAATTTGGCGAGCATCCACATGAAAAACCACGCATTATCTGCGAATACGCCCATGCAATGGGCAACGGCCCCGGCGGACTGAGCGAATATCAGAACGTGTTCTATCAGCACGACAGCATTCAGGGTCACTACGTGTGGGAGTGGTGCGATCACGGTATCCAGGCCACCGATGACAACGGCGCGGTGTGGTACAAATTCGGCGGCGACTACGGCGACTATCCTAATAACTACAACTTCTGTCTCGACGGGCTGATTTTCTCCGATCAGACCCCAGGGCCAGGGCTCAGAGAGTACAAACAGGTTATCGCACCGGTAAAAGTCCAGGCGACCGACATCACCCGGGGCGAGCTGCGCGTCGATAATAAGCTCTGGTTCTCCACGCTGGATGACTACACCCTGCGCATTGAAGTGCGTGCCGAAGGGTCAACGCTGGCAACCCAACAGCTTAAGGTTCCGGGGCTTGCAGCAAACAGCAGTCGCGATATCAAAATCGACCTGCCGGCACTCGACGATCGCGAAACCTTCGTCAACATCATGGTGACCAAAGATTCCCGTACGCCGTACAGCGAAGCCAACCACCCAATCGCCGTCTACCAGTTCCAGCTTAAAGAGCAGACCGCAGCAAAAACACCGCTGATTAACGCCAGCGCCACCCCGCTGCACATTGCCGATGAACGCTTGAGCTACAGCATCACCGGGCACAACTTCCGCGTGGTGTTCTCGAAAGTCAGCGGCAAGCTCAGCGAGTGGCAGGTGAACGGCATCGACCAGGTGACCCGCGAGCCGAAGATTAACTTCTTCAAGCCGATGATTGATAACCATAAGCAGGAATACGAAGGGCTGTGGCAGCCAAATCATCTGCAAATTATGCAGGAGCATCTGCGTGAATTCAGCGCCGAGCAGCGCGGTGAAACGGTGATTATTACCACCCGCAGCATCATCGCCCCGCCGGTTTTCGATTTCGGCATGCGCTGTACCTATCGCTGGCAGGTCACTCCGCAGGGCCATATCAACGTTGAGCTTGAAGGCGAACGCTACGGTGATTACCCGCATATCGTACCGTGCATCGGCTTTATGCTCGGCATTAACGGTCAGTTTGAGCAGGTCAATTATTATGGGCGCGGGCCGGGCGAAAACTACGCCGACAGCCAGCAAAGCAACATCATTGACGTCTGGCGCACCACCGTCGACGACATGTTCGTGAACTATCCGTTCCCGCAGAACAATGGCAACCGCCAGCATGTGCGCTGGGCCTCTTTTACCGACCGCCACGGCAGCGGCCTGATGGTGGTGCCGCGTAACCCGCTCAACGTCAGCGCCTGGCACTATACGGCTGAGAATTTGCATGCTGCGCAGCACTGCAACGAACTGCGCCGCAGCGATGACATCACCCTGAATATCGACGCCCAACTGCTCGGACTGGGCTCTAACTCCTGGGGCAGCGAGGTACTGGATAGCTGGCGCGTCTGGCTCAAACCGTTCAACTATGGCTTCACGTTGCTGCCGCTGGAAGGCGGATGCGCTTCCTCGCAGAGGCTGGCGAATCATAGCTTTGACGCCGGTTTCTTTTCCTCCGATTCACACAGCGAGGCTGAAAAATGA
- the ygjK gene encoding alpha-glucosidase, producing MKIITTLTPLACALLLSFSAHALTADEFKNVIDRSGAPQSMQDFDYDDHQRFNPFFDLGAWHGHLLPDGPATMGGFPGPALLTEEYINFMATNFDRLTVYQNGKKVAFTMQAWSLPGALVQKLSAPGVQVEMTLRFASAHTSLLETKITSNTPLKLVWDGELLEKLAAKEGKPLAGKTIDEAFPDYQRRLSTTHDGLTVSFGKVRSASDLMTSGESQYQVHRSLPTATQVDGHRFTSSAQINGSTTIYTTYSHLLTAEQVRLEKAQIRDILARPAHYLSASEQRWNGYLQKGLTNPDATAEQTRVAVKAIETLNGNWRAPGGAVQHNTVTPSVTGRWFSGNQTWPWDTWKQAYAMAHFNPEIAKENIRAVFSWQIAANDKVRPQDAGFVPDLIAWNLSPERGGDGSNWNERNTKPSLAAWSVMEVYNVTKDKAWLEEMYPKLVAYHGWWLRNRDHNGNGVPEYGATRDKAHNTASGEMLFTVKKGDKEEVLSGLKTYEQVTAKGDYDSLEIPAQVAASWESGRDDAAVFGFIDKEQLDRYIANGGQRSDWTVKFAENRDQSGNLLGYSLLQESVDQASYMYSDNHYLAEMATLLGKPEEAKRYQALAKKLADYINTCMFDPQTKFYYDIRIEEQPLANGCAGKPIVERGKGPEGWSPLFNGAATQAHADEVISVMLDNKEFNTFVPLGTAALTNPAFGADIYWRGRVWVDQFWFGLKGMERYGHREEALKLADAFFRHAKGLTSDGPIQENYNPLTGAQQGAPNFSWSAAHLYMLYNEFFRQP from the coding sequence ATGAAAATAATCACCACTCTCACTCCGCTGGCCTGCGCGCTGCTGCTCAGTTTTTCCGCCCATGCGCTGACCGCTGATGAGTTTAAAAACGTCATCGACCGTAGCGGTGCGCCGCAGTCCATGCAGGATTTTGATTACGATGACCACCAGCGCTTCAACCCGTTTTTCGATCTTGGCGCATGGCATGGACACCTGCTGCCGGACGGCCCTGCCACTATGGGCGGCTTTCCTGGACCCGCGCTACTGACCGAGGAGTACATCAACTTTATGGCGACTAATTTCGATCGCCTGACGGTGTACCAGAACGGCAAAAAGGTCGCCTTCACGATGCAGGCCTGGAGCCTGCCCGGTGCGCTGGTACAGAAGCTCTCGGCCCCCGGCGTACAGGTTGAAATGACGCTGCGCTTCGCCAGCGCGCACACCTCGTTGCTGGAGACCAAAATTACCAGTAACACGCCGCTCAAACTGGTCTGGGACGGCGAACTGCTGGAGAAACTGGCCGCGAAAGAGGGTAAACCGCTGGCGGGTAAAACCATTGATGAAGCCTTTCCGGATTATCAGCGCCGCCTGAGCACTACTCACGATGGTCTGACGGTGAGCTTTGGCAAGGTCCGTTCCGCCTCCGATTTAATGACCTCCGGCGAATCGCAGTATCAGGTGCATCGCTCCCTGCCGACGGCAACCCAAGTAGATGGACATCGTTTCACCAGCAGCGCACAGATAAATGGCTCCACAACAATCTACACCACCTACTCGCACTTGCTGACCGCCGAACAGGTGCGTCTTGAAAAGGCGCAAATCCGCGATATTCTGGCGCGCCCAGCCCACTACCTGAGCGCCTCCGAACAGCGCTGGAACGGCTATCTGCAAAAAGGGCTGACCAACCCTGATGCCACCGCAGAACAAACCCGGGTGGCGGTGAAAGCCATCGAAACCCTGAACGGCAACTGGCGCGCACCCGGCGGTGCGGTGCAGCACAATACCGTCACGCCGTCGGTGACCGGACGCTGGTTCTCCGGTAACCAGACCTGGCCGTGGGATACCTGGAAACAGGCCTACGCCATGGCCCACTTCAACCCGGAGATCGCCAAAGAGAATATTCGCGCCGTCTTCTCCTGGCAGATCGCCGCCAATGACAAGGTGCGCCCGCAGGATGCCGGGTTCGTTCCGGATCTGATCGCCTGGAACCTGAGCCCGGAGCGCGGCGGCGACGGCAGCAACTGGAACGAACGCAATACCAAGCCGAGCCTGGCCGCCTGGTCAGTGATGGAGGTCTATAACGTCACCAAAGATAAAGCCTGGCTGGAGGAGATGTATCCAAAACTGGTGGCCTATCATGGCTGGTGGCTGCGCAACCGCGACCACAACGGCAACGGCGTGCCGGAGTACGGTGCGACCCGCGACAAAGCGCACAATACTGCCAGCGGCGAGATGCTGTTTACCGTGAAAAAGGGCGATAAAGAAGAGGTGCTCTCTGGCCTCAAAACCTACGAGCAAGTGACGGCGAAGGGCGATTACGACAGCCTGGAGATCCCCGCGCAGGTGGCTGCCTCCTGGGAGTCCGGGCGCGATGACGCGGCGGTGTTCGGCTTTATCGATAAAGAGCAGTTGGATAGATACATCGCCAACGGCGGCCAGCGCAGCGACTGGACGGTGAAATTTGCCGAAAACCGGGATCAGAGCGGCAACCTGCTCGGCTATTCGCTGTTGCAGGAGTCGGTCGATCAGGCCAGCTATATGTACAGCGATAACCACTATCTGGCAGAGATGGCGACCCTTCTCGGCAAGCCAGAAGAGGCAAAACGCTATCAGGCGCTGGCGAAAAAGCTCGCCGACTACATCAACACCTGCATGTTCGACCCGCAGACAAAATTCTATTACGACATCCGTATTGAGGAGCAGCCGCTGGCGAACGGCTGCGCCGGTAAGCCGATCGTCGAGCGCGGCAAAGGCCCGGAGGGCTGGTCGCCGCTGTTTAACGGCGCGGCGACTCAGGCGCATGCCGACGAGGTGATTTCGGTGATGTTGGATAATAAAGAGTTCAACACCTTTGTACCGCTGGGCACCGCCGCATTAACCAATCCGGCGTTTGGCGCGGATATTTACTGGCGCGGTCGCGTGTGGGTGGATCAGTTCTGGTTCGGCCTGAAAGGGATGGAACGCTATGGCCATCGCGAAGAGGCGCTGAAGCTGGCGGACGCTTTCTTCAGGCACGCCAAAGGGTTAACCTCCGACGGCCCGATTCAGGAGAACTACAATCCGCTGACCGGCGCGCAGCAGGGAGCACCGAACTTCTCCTGGAGTGCTGCGCATTTATATATGTTGTATAACGAGTTTTTCCGTCAGCCGTAG